One stretch of Siphonobacter curvatus DNA includes these proteins:
- a CDS encoding acyltransferase family protein — MSNTSRNATRIESIEWLRGIASLGICIVHIFFTLNYFDSQDVFYQRYFRYFQEMGRFWVPMFFVISGFIITYSLDKKNYSLKAYPVFWVRRIIRIQIPYIASLVIAIGSLYIYSVVSTTETPSFSLKNLLLNAIYGNVFLDSPWINPVAWTLFIEIQFYSLIGLIVPLIRGNKVIHTLTLWLGLLICLRFTAYEGTERFLPFYFDVFMAGILSFKRYRGLISRSSFAIQMGIVLVLIAMIHGKAYALASTLAILVILTNYQIPLKSLYRLGQLSYSLYLIHWTLGVEILRNWFTLTYPASGPVLKSLAGIGILGICLAFAALFYQWIEKPAIALARRVAL; from the coding sequence ATGAGCAATACTAGTAGAAATGCTACTCGAATAGAATCCATCGAATGGTTACGGGGAATTGCCTCCTTAGGTATATGTATAGTACATATCTTTTTCACGCTGAATTACTTTGATAGCCAGGACGTTTTTTACCAACGCTACTTCCGTTATTTTCAGGAAATGGGACGATTTTGGGTGCCCATGTTTTTTGTCATCTCAGGGTTCATTATCACGTATTCACTGGATAAGAAGAATTATTCCTTAAAAGCGTATCCGGTTTTCTGGGTTCGTCGGATCATCCGAATCCAGATTCCGTATATCGCTTCGTTGGTAATAGCCATCGGCAGTTTATATATTTATTCAGTCGTTTCAACTACGGAAACGCCGTCCTTTAGTCTCAAAAATTTGTTACTAAATGCGATTTACGGCAACGTTTTTCTGGACAGTCCCTGGATTAACCCCGTAGCCTGGACTCTATTTATTGAAATTCAGTTTTACTCCCTAATCGGTCTGATTGTTCCTTTGATACGGGGAAACAAAGTAATTCATACCCTCACTCTATGGCTGGGCTTATTAATTTGTCTACGTTTCACCGCGTATGAGGGAACCGAACGATTTCTGCCCTTCTACTTTGATGTGTTTATGGCGGGTATCTTAAGTTTCAAACGATACAGGGGCTTAATCTCTCGCTCTTCTTTTGCTATACAGATGGGTATAGTGCTCGTTCTTATCGCAATGATTCACGGCAAAGCCTATGCACTGGCATCTACCCTGGCAATACTAGTCATCTTAACAAATTATCAGATACCCTTGAAGAGCCTATACCGATTAGGCCAACTATCTTATTCTCTGTATCTGATTCACTGGACGCTGGGTGTGGAAATTCTTCGCAATTGGTTTACACTGACGTATCCTGCCTCTGGCCCGGTACTGAAAAGCCTGGCCGGAATAGGGATTCTGGGTATTTGCCTCGCTTTCGCTGCCTTGTTTTATCAATGGATTGAAAAACCGGCCATAGCGTTAGCCAGAAGAGTAGCACTATAG